In the genome of Lasioglossum baleicum unplaced genomic scaffold, iyLasBale1 scaffold0055, whole genome shotgun sequence, the window GCCGCCCCTATGGGGAGGAACTCACGGTCGCGGAGGACGAGGAGTTCGAGGAGCGCAGGCGCCAGGCCCGAATGGACACGTTGGACCGTTGGAGGCGGCAGTTGATTGCCGCCTCCTCGGGTCGTCCAGTCGTGCGGACCATCCTGCCCATATTTGACGAATGGTGCAGAATGCGGCTACGATTGaccttccgcctcacgcaggtaCTCTCTGGACATGGATGTTTCGGGGAGTATCTGCATAGGATGGGGCGGGAGCCGACGGCACAATGCCACCACTGTGATGCGGAGGTAGACACGGCGCGGCACACGTTGGAGGAGTGCCCTGCTTGGGCTGGACCGCGCCGTGCCCTCTGCTTTGCAGTGGAagggtgggacctctcgctcccggtcGTATTCGACCGTATGATCGAGAGCGAGAGGTCGTGGAGAGCGGTGACCTCCTTCTGCGAGGAGGTCATGTCGCGGAAGGAGGTCGCTGAGCGAGTTCGGGAGGCGGACCCGAACTCGGCAAGAAGGAGGTGGGCGC includes:
- the LOC143219588 gene encoding uncharacterized protein LOC143219588, whose translation is MYRIACSARRPYGEELTVAEDEEFEERRRQARMDTLDRWRRQLIAASSGRPVVRTILPIFDEWCRMRLRLTFRLTQVLSGHGCFGEYLHRMGREPTAQCHHCDAEVDTARHTLEECPAWAGPRRALCFAVEGWDLSLPVVFDRMIESERSWRAVTSFCEEVMSRKEVAERVREADPNSARRSCEIAKRAEATSRAQRVDATKRSRTVVERHSQLSKPHND